GCGTTCGAAGGATGCATCATCAATCGGTGACTCGGGGCTTGCTGGTATTTGGATATCGATCACAATGAGGAGGTAAGCAAAACCAATCATCACCATCCCAAGAAAGGTTGTGGCCCGTACGACTTTGCGACCATAATATTCATTGAGTAAATCTGTGATGATAAAGGTGACAGGAAAAGGGATTACCCCCATTGTCATCGTAAATCCGAAGGCAAAAAATAATTTACTACCAGTCAGTTCGGCAAGAAGGAGAAAGGTGAGAAAAAAACTGAGAAGTACCGTATAAAGAATCACCGGTTTTTGTTTGAGAAGATGCATCGTATCTTTTTCCTTTCTTTTTAATTTCGACTAGGAGAGATTCCTGCCTAAAAAATTATGGGATGAGAAATAGGTAGTGAATGATCCCAATATTCTCTACTCTTTTTTTATCATACGATCGATAATCATACTAGAAGTAATTTATGTCCGAAAAAGAAAACCCATCCACACAGAAACATCCGCTGTCCAATGCAGCTAAATATACGCTCTTATTTGCCTCTTGGGTATTTCTTTCTGCAATCTCCTTTTATTTAGGAATGAATTTGATCCAAAATGATGGATCAGCTCTGGTCTTAAAAGACACTGCGAAAGTGGGAAATGCCAATCCCAGTGTTGTGGAAGCATCCACCCCTTCTCTCGGAACCCCCTCTGAGATGGAAACCAAAGAAACTGGAGAAAACCAAATGGCTCCTAAGGACTCAAGTGAGTCAGTGGAACTTCCGGGGTTTGTTCCAGATGAGAATGTAAGTTTCCGATCCTCTGCTTGGTCAACAGATTGGACCGCCATGAAAAAAACGGTCCATCTTTACAATGAAATCCATCCGTTTATTTATACCATGAAAGGTGGGCTTTCCAATAATGGGGAACTGATTTCTAGTTGGTCGAGTTCTTCCAGGAAAGAGAGAGTGGCAGAACTTCGTGCACTCAATCCTAAAGTGAAAATCATTCCCACCATCTTTCGTTGGGAAAATCCAAAAGAAAAAATCCAAGAAAACATTGGAATGGGCGGAAGAAACGATATTCGTGACCACCACATCCAGGTCATCGTCAACGAGATTATGACTTATGGTTATGATGGGATTGATATCGATTACGAAGGAATGTCTTGTGATAAAAAAGAAAAGTTCGAAGAGTTCTTTGTTCTTTTGGCTCGTGAAGTTCATAAAAAAGGAAAACTCATTTCAGTAGCCGTTCATCCTAAAACTCCCGCCGAAAAGAGCAAAAAGAAAGAACTGAATTGCCGTGGTCTTTCCAAACCAATCGCTCTTGATTTCCGAGAAAATTGGAGAGGACCAACCACTCATGACTATGCTTTTCTTGCCAAACATGCAGACCGCGTCAAAATTATGGCTTATGAACTGCATCCAAGAAAATACCACAACCCAGGGCCTGGTCCCCAAGCTCCCAATGTATGGTTAAAAGACATCATTACTTATGCCAAAAAAAGAGTGCCAACCCATAAACTTTATATGGCGATTCCAACATACGGATATGACTGGGCTCTCAATTGTAAGGCCTCTGCCAAAGCTATCTATCATTCCGATGCACAAAGAATCAAAGCGGGAACTCATAAGAATCGTCAACCGACAGATATCAATCGTATCTTAAACGAAGAGAACAAAGTGGCAAATTGGAAAAACTTATCAAAGTTTTCTGACATCCATAAAAACCGTGCGTATGAAGATCCTTCTCTTTGGTATACCAGTGGTGGATGTGATCGTGTTGCGTTTTATATGAACCGTAGGGCTTTTGAAGAGAAAATGACTCTCCTTCGTAAATACGATTTAGGTGGTTTTTCTTTTTGGCAACTTGTGACAGACAATGATCCAGAAATCAATGTGTATTTAAGTAAACTGGTCCAAGGCCAACTTCCTCCTGTTGAAAAAGCAAAAGAGGAAGAAGAACCTAAAGAAGAAACCACACTTCCTGATAATGATTCCAAAGAAACTTTAAAGATTTCTGATTCCAAATCCAAAACCAAAACAAAAAAGTTTTAAAATGAAAACCTTAATCTCTTCGGATGTTCGTTTGCTTGCGAACCTCATCCAGGAGGGAAAGGTTGTGATCTTTCCAACAGAAACGGTTTATGGGATTGGGGCCTCAACCAGATCGGAAGAGGCCTGTCTCCGAGTTTATGAGATCAAAGGTAGACCCAAAGACAATCCCCTTATTGCCCATTTCCCATCGATCGAAGAAATCGAAAAAGTATGTGTGTTAGGTGATTTGGGGCGAAAGTTATTAGAAAAGTTTTCACCGGGTCCTCTCACTCTTATCCTTAAAAAAAAAGATAAATCCTTATTTCCCAAAGAACTAGATACGCTTGCTGTTCGAATTCCTAAAAACCCTTTGGTCCGGGAATGGATTCGGCTGACAGGTGGACCCGTTTCTGCACCTTCGGCCAATTTATCCGGTAGACCCTCGCTAACAAAACTAACTGATGTTGTGCGATACTTTGAGGGAAAGGTGGATGGGATTCTCATAGCAGAAGAACCAAGTTATGGAATTGAGTCCACAGTGGTAAGCCTTGTGGGGGAGCATCCGGCTTTACTTCGGCCAGGTTCCATTGAATCAGAAGAGTTAAAAATTTTTCTTCCTGACCTTGTTTTTCCGAATCCTTTCGAAACTTCCCCCGTCCTCTCTTTGGCCAATGTCCCACTCAGTCCAGGAACCAAATACAAACACTATGCACCAACAGCTCAAGTGATCCTCGCTTCTACGGAAGAATTCATTCATTCATTAGAAAAAGGGTTTGATCCTAAGGAGACTGCTTGGATTGGTTTTTCCTTACCGAAAAAAGTCAGTACAGGAAATGTTTTGCCAGAGACAAACGAAGCCGTCACTAAAGAAGGAGAAGGCAGGTTCAAAGAATTTGACAATTTCTCTCTTGTGTCGACAAACGAAGAATATGCGTCCAAACTTTATGCTTTTTTTGAAGTTTGTGATCTTAAAAAAATTCAAACCATTATCTGCGAAGCTCCCAAACCAGGTCATGGTTCGGAGGGCATAAGGAACCGGCTCGAAAAAGCCTCCCGTAGAAAATAAGATTCTAGTTTATTTTCTGTTTTTCCATCCAAGACGAACAGGGCTGAGGAGAGAAACTTCGTTTATAGATTCCAAAAATTTTAGTTCCGCCATAAGCCCACCAAGAAGAGGAATTTTATTTTTTAAATTATAAGCAGGGAGTTCCTCGGTCACGATGATGGGTTTTCCACCTAACCGTTCTTTTACTTCGTGAACAGCATCCAAAAGTCCCCCAAGGGAATCTACAATTTTGTTTTCTATCGTAGGTAAATACACCCGGCCCATTCCAATCTTTGGCATATCTTCCAAAGGAATCTTTCGGCCTTCAGATACTCGCCTGTAAAACAAACCTTCAGTCTTTTTGATTTGGGATTCCAAATACTGAATACTTTGCTTGGAGAGAGGTTGGAATTCGGAATGGATGTCTCGAAATGGATAAAATCCTACTGCTTCTTTATTTAATTGGAATTTTTTGTATAACTTTTGTAAGTTGGCACGAATACTAACCGCTCCAATGGAACCTGTAATACAAACGGGGGAAGCTGTGATATGATCCACCGCCGAACCAATGTAATACCCACCACTTGCGACAGTATCTTTAAAGTATGCAGTAACAATTTTTGTTTTTTTAAGCTCCATAATCTCTTGGTGGATTTGTTCGGAGTAAAATGCGGACCCACCTGGAGAGGAAATTTCTAAAATGACAGCTTTTATTTTTTTATCATCTGCGAGTGCCTGCAAATTCGGGATGAGAGAGAAGGCTTCGATTTTTCCGTTTTCTCTATTTTTATGTAGGTAATCTCCACCGGTAATTCCCCCGTCTAAAGGAAGAACGACCACTTCAGCCTTTCTTTTGGGAAAAAAACGGAATTCTTTGATCGCATGATGGAGAGAAGGATAGTTTCCGGAAAACACCTTTCTGTCTTCAGAGAAAAATTCATTTTCTGTTTTAATTCCCGTTATGACTCCAGCTGACATAAGTTTATCGGCAGAAAGCATGGGTTTGTAAAACAAAGATTCTAAAGACTTTTGTCCATTGGTAAGAGCTGTAAGTAGAACTTTCCTTAAATCTAAAATCAAAGTTTCTAAATTCTTTTTAGCTTCTTTGGAAAATTCCCCTCTTGTGAAACTTTCGGCAAAGGATTTATATGGGCCAGAGGCAAACGCTTGTACTTCAATGCCCCAAGTTTTTAGAAATTTGCCAAAAAACATAGGTTCGGCGCTTGGAAGTAAAACCATAAATTCGGATTCAGGGGCCAAAAATATTTCTGTTGCGGCAGTGAGTAGAAGTAAGGTTCCCACTCCACCTTCCTTTGCGAAGATTCTAACGTTTTTCCCTGATTCTTTTATTGCTAAAATTTGGTCTCTGATTTCATAAAATTCAGAGAGTGTCCATTCGAGTGGCGGTAAGGAAATATCGAGGGTTTTGATTTTGTCATTTTTTTGGATGAGTTTTAAGAGGATGAGGAGTTCTAGTCTTGTTACGGTTTCTTCCTTCCCTTGCAATTTTTTGACAAAATACGATTTGTAAGAATCTTCAAATATAGCAGGGAATTCTAGTTCAAAAACTTCGCGACCCCGTTGAAAAATAAGGCTTAGACGTAGGTAAATCAGGTACAGAAGCCGGAAGGGAAGGAAAATAGCTAAAAAAAGAATTCGAAACACGTAAGATCCTCTTCCGTCATTTCTTAAAATTCTTTCCAGAATGAAAGAGGAAAACAAGCTATCCGATGTGGATTCCTTTATTCGTATTCGTGGCGCTCGTGAACATAACCTAAAAAACGTAAATCTTGATATCCCAAGGGATAAACTTGTGGTCATTACTGGACTTTCTGGATCAGGCAAGTCCTCTTTGGCCTTTGATACCATCTATGCTGAGGGGCAAAGAAGGTATGTGGAATCCCTTTCCAGTTACGCCCGTCAATTCCTTGGGCAAATGGAAAAACCAGAGGTGGACCAAATTGAGGGCCTAAGCCCCGCCATCTCCATCGAACAGAAAACTACACATAGAAACCCGCGCTCTACGGTGGGTACAGTTACTGAAATTTATGATTATTTACGGCTGTTATATGCGAGGGTAGGAAAACCACATTGTCCAAAATGTGGGACACCCATTTCTAGCCTTTCTGTGGACCAAATCACCGACCGAATCAATTTATTTCCAGAAGGAACCAAATTACAAATTATGGCTCCGGTCATTCAGGGAAAAAAAGGCGAACACAAAGAGGTTCTTGAACGTTATAAAAAAGAAGGATTCAATCGGGTACGAGTGAATGGGGAAGTATATTCTCTAGAAGATGAGATTCCATTAAAGAAAAACTTCAAAGCTGATATCGATATCGTCGTGGATAGGATTGTCATGAAACCAGGAATCCAATCTAGACTCTCTGATTCTGTGGAAACTGCCTTAAAAACAGCAGAAGGGATTGTGGTTGTAGAAGATGGAGAAAAGGACCATCTCTTTTCCCAAAAATTATCCTGTCCGAAATGTGATGAT
This genomic stretch from Leptospira meyeri harbors:
- a CDS encoding glycosyl hydrolase family 18 protein; this encodes MSEKENPSTQKHPLSNAAKYTLLFASWVFLSAISFYLGMNLIQNDGSALVLKDTAKVGNANPSVVEASTPSLGTPSEMETKETGENQMAPKDSSESVELPGFVPDENVSFRSSAWSTDWTAMKKTVHLYNEIHPFIYTMKGGLSNNGELISSWSSSSRKERVAELRALNPKVKIIPTIFRWENPKEKIQENIGMGGRNDIRDHHIQVIVNEIMTYGYDGIDIDYEGMSCDKKEKFEEFFVLLAREVHKKGKLISVAVHPKTPAEKSKKKELNCRGLSKPIALDFRENWRGPTTHDYAFLAKHADRVKIMAYELHPRKYHNPGPGPQAPNVWLKDIITYAKKRVPTHKLYMAIPTYGYDWALNCKASAKAIYHSDAQRIKAGTHKNRQPTDINRILNEENKVANWKNLSKFSDIHKNRAYEDPSLWYTSGGCDRVAFYMNRRAFEEKMTLLRKYDLGGFSFWQLVTDNDPEINVYLSKLVQGQLPPVEKAKEEEEPKEETTLPDNDSKETLKISDSKSKTKTKKF
- a CDS encoding S49 family peptidase — its product is MFRILFLAIFLPFRLLYLIYLRLSLIFQRGREVFELEFPAIFEDSYKSYFVKKLQGKEETVTRLELLILLKLIQKNDKIKTLDISLPPLEWTLSEFYEIRDQILAIKESGKNVRIFAKEGGVGTLLLLTAATEIFLAPESEFMVLLPSAEPMFFGKFLKTWGIEVQAFASGPYKSFAESFTRGEFSKEAKKNLETLILDLRKVLLTALTNGQKSLESLFYKPMLSADKLMSAGVITGIKTENEFFSEDRKVFSGNYPSLHHAIKEFRFFPKRKAEVVVLPLDGGITGGDYLHKNRENGKIEAFSLIPNLQALADDKKIKAVILEISSPGGSAFYSEQIHQEIMELKKTKIVTAYFKDTVASGGYYIGSAVDHITASPVCITGSIGAVSIRANLQKLYKKFQLNKEAVGFYPFRDIHSEFQPLSKQSIQYLESQIKKTEGLFYRRVSEGRKIPLEDMPKIGMGRVYLPTIENKIVDSLGGLLDAVHEVKERLGGKPIIVTEELPAYNLKNKIPLLGGLMAELKFLESINEVSLLSPVRLGWKNRK
- a CDS encoding L-threonylcarbamoyladenylate synthase; its protein translation is MKTLISSDVRLLANLIQEGKVVIFPTETVYGIGASTRSEEACLRVYEIKGRPKDNPLIAHFPSIEEIEKVCVLGDLGRKLLEKFSPGPLTLILKKKDKSLFPKELDTLAVRIPKNPLVREWIRLTGGPVSAPSANLSGRPSLTKLTDVVRYFEGKVDGILIAEEPSYGIESTVVSLVGEHPALLRPGSIESEELKIFLPDLVFPNPFETSPVLSLANVPLSPGTKYKHYAPTAQVILASTEEFIHSLEKGFDPKETAWIGFSLPKKVSTGNVLPETNEAVTKEGEGRFKEFDNFSLVSTNEEYASKLYAFFEVCDLKKIQTIICEAPKPGHGSEGIRNRLEKASRRK